Genomic segment of Panicum virgatum strain AP13 chromosome 2K, P.virgatum_v5, whole genome shotgun sequence:
TGGGGTGGATAAGGTTTCCTTGGAATCATTAGGGTACAATCTGAGCCATCAGATTGATGGACGGTCAGAAATAGTTAGAGCCATTTAGACCAAAATTGACCTTATTCCATTCCTTCTCTGataaacttttttctttttattttattgcaCCATTGTAATGTAactaataaaaataattatcttatataCACCGATACATTTTTCATATGCAATAGGATACATATAACTTGTCTTTAGGAAGTTTACAAAAATTTGGAACTGATTtactattttctataaattaaataaatttctaCATGGTTATCGAAATTAATTCTAAATTGCACTACATAGGCATCTAATTATTGACGAGTATTGTGCCAATagataatttagaattttagaattttttttcccatttcatatttttttgatttaaaataaattgcttacaaatttttagtttaaatttgaatatttttaattctcacaaaatggaaaactaCTTCCAAAACCACCTAAAGGTCCAAATTTTTTCGGTTTCAATAGttatccggttttatagttgaaaGTTGAATATCAAACTTTTATAAAAGTTGGAGGATGTAAACTGATTTTTTTCTAATCAGATCCCAAAACCGTACAACTAGGAGTAACACCAACAACTGCCCAACTCACTCAGGCTTGCAGCATTGAGCATAAACAAATATAAAAAAACAAGTGAAAAATATTTCTCAGAGCGACTTCAACAACTTGCTATAGAAACACTCAAAACAACCACTATATATATACAACACATCAGTACCAAAGCAAAAGTTCTCAGAATTTATGGCATTGTATAGTTCATGTTtcttttttatgttttagagaaTCGTTTGTGTCAAGTTGTAATGTTTTTGTACTTACTTTGTTTTGCTGATAAATATCAAATATTGTTAAGagtttcgcaaaaaaaatattgttaaGAGGGCACAATGGAACCCGGGTCCTAACCCACTCGCTATACACCATGTGCCGGCGCCCCACCAAAACTAGATCTCAGCGCAGCGTACAACCATCCAAGGCAAATATcagaaaaggaaagaagaagattttgaacTGTGAAATTGCCACATACTAGATAGTTTATCAGCCTCTTGTTCGGTTAGCCTTGCTGCGAAGCCATTGAAGCTTCTCTTGTAACTACGGAGGATCCTGTCCGAAGCAGAGCTGCAGAAGACAAAAAGGCATAGGGTTTAGACTCAGCTTTTTTTCCCCGGAGGAGGAGAAACTCTAAACATCGACCCAATGCTGAACTTTTTTCTTGTAACTTCAGCCTATATAAGGTAAGGTTTGTTTGCATCTGAGATAAGAACAGTTGATGCAATCACATTCGTCAAACCAGCATGTTATATATGTCTAGGACTTTCTGCTTTGTTCTTTTCACTAGAAATAAACCAAGGCGTAGGCCGCTGTAAAATCTTTGCTAACATTACTATTTTCTTCATTTCCATTCGTGAACAGCTGTATTGCTCTACTATATGACAATGCACATCGtgataaatttttttaaaaaaaggtgcCGCGCAGCAAGCGGCGCGACAAAATCGTGTATGGCTAGCATGATCAGTTCTGAAATTCCATGAGCTAATAGAGATTGTGCTTGACTTAGACCTGCCGTCATCGTCGAGGACCTGATTTAGAAGGTCGTGGTGAGCCAATTCTACAGCTGCAAAACCTTCAGCTTCTTCAAGCTCCGGCAGGTGCCCTAGGTATTCATTACGATCAATAAAGAAATCGGTCACCTATATATCTCTGCGATCGATACATTGAAGACAGGAGAGTTAGCGTTGGGAAGGTGTTGATGGAGGCTCCCTGCAAGAGAAGAACGTAAAGAACAATGTTTTCCTACGTTTAATCTGATATTTGTTTCTTTGAAGAAAGATTATTAGTAGGACAGAAAGAAGTTTAGTTCCAGCGCTAACCACTATGGTCTCGCCGTTGCCGAGAACGATCCTGTCGGTGAACCGGCGATCGATGCTGCTCGCCGCCACCGAGAGCATCCACGGCGCGACGTTGCAGACGCGCCCGCCGGAGAGCCCCGAGTTGCCGGCCGCCGTGGACGTGACCACCCCGCGCCGCATGGCGTGGAAGGAGCCGATGGCCGCCACGTCCAGGAAGTACTGCCTCAGCATCGGGCCGCCGATGGAGAAGGAGATGACGTCCACTCCGTCGGCGATGGCGTCGTCGAACGCCGCGAGGatgtcggcgccgccgcagccgccaccgctCCAGCACACCTTGTAGACGGCGAGCCTGGCGCCCGGCACGGCGCCGCGGGCGACGCCGGCTGCCAGGCCGTCGAAGCTGACGTTGCCGACCGCCCGCCCGGCCACCGTGGACGCCGTGTGGCTGCCGTGGCCCTCGTCGTCGAGCGGCGACAGGCCATCGCTCGACCCTCTCCTGTAGGCGCGAGCTCCGATGATCTTACTGCACGCCACGACATTAGATTATTCAACGGTGAGTCATTCGTGTTACAAACTGGTCATAGATTCTTCTTTGATATTGAAGAAAAATCATGTTCATACTTGTTGCACGTGAAGTTCTGGCAGACACCCTTCCACTTGCTCGGCGGAGGGCCGAAGCCGTCGTCGGAGAAGGACGGCGAGTCGGGCCATATGCCGGTGTCGAGCATGCCGACGATGATATCTCCTTCTAACGGTAGCTCGTCCTTGGGCGTTTGAGGGAAGCCCAAGAAGTCCCACGATCTTGTGGTCAACGGCTCATAGGTCATGCTTGGGAAGACTGACACGACGCCATCCATGCCTAAACGTAAGCAAAAGAGGATAAGAGCTAGGTTCAGGCATGTCTCTAGAATTCCTAGGTTTGgtcaaacaaattaaaacttgatgTGATCTGGTTGACGGAGCTTTCATATCCTTGATGAATTAACCTGTATGGCATTGATTTTGCATTGGTGTATTAGCTAGTCTTAATGCAACATGAATGAATAAAGCAATATATTTCCAGCCAAAACGAGGGAAAATGAAAAGAgacgttttttttttggaaaagtccggtttacaccctccaactatcgcacaagtccgattttcaaccttcaactacaaaaccggacaacataggccatccaactgtcaaaaccagACAAATTTGGGCCCTGAGGTGGGTTTGAAGGTGATTttctattttgtgagaattaaaaatattcaattctacactaaaaaattataagtaattAATTTTAAGTCAACAAATTATGAAATGGGtaccaaaagttttctaaaaatgtaacctatttattgtcacatgacttgtgagctattcagatctaatttatttatattcataatatttggttgcttgtagttatgcctattattatTAATAGCTAAGActcaaatggagcaataatagataggttacattacatttttagaaaaaatttagtactagtttcatatttttctgatttaaaatgaattagttttgattttttagatctaattagatttatttaattttttagaaaatacaaaaccaccttcaaaaccaccccaaaAGCCAAATTTGTCCAGTTTTAACAGTTGGATGGCATATGTTATCCGGTTTCGTAgctgaaggttgaaaatcagatttttgcgatagttcgagagtgaaaattggactttttttttgacatactAGATAGTTCATGTGCCTCCTGTTTTGTCAGCCTTGCTGCGAATCCATTTAAGCTTCTCTTGTAACTACGGAGGATCCTATCTGAAGCAGAGCTGTAAAAGTCAAAAAAAACGTTGGTTTCAGCTCCaatctttgtattttaaaagaATATATAGTCTGCTTCCAACCGATGCTAAACTGTTTTTGTTTTCTAATGAACCCCGGCGTACGTATTAGGATTAATTAGTTAGTAATTTATAGCTAAGAACAGATGATCATGATCACCATTTCATTCGTCAAACCCAACACACCCTactattttcatatatattctcaaatcaACTTGATATTACttcttttaaaattttgtaACCAAGGTTGGTACCAAGTATATATATAGAGGTCTCCGCACACATCTTAGAATAGAAGAATTATTCTTTTTGAGGAATTTTTTTGAGAGGAAAATAGGAGAAATATTCTTGTTTTTTGGTTCATGTATACTAGTAGTATTGTACTGTTCTACTGCAACAATTAATAGCTTTGTAAAATAATTAATCCTGCCGCACGTGCTAAAGAAATGTACTCTAAAAAG
This window contains:
- the LOC120695032 gene encoding cucumisin-like; this encodes MMMPRPRILLLLLPLVGVFAASTSASETAVGDGDGGQVYIVYLGHLASPDQSESEDGVSAVEFAHHDLLNQVLDDSSSASDRILRSYKRSLNGFAARLTKQEAHELSSMDGVVSVFPSMTYEPLTTRSWDFLGFPQTPKDELPLEGDIIVGMLDTGIWPDSPSFSDDGFGPPPSKWKGVCQNFTCNNKIIGARAYRRGSSDGLSPLDDEGHGSHTASTVAGRAVGNVSFDGLAAGVARGAVPGARLAVYKVCWSGGGCGGADILAAFDDAIADGVDVISFSIGGPMLRQYFLDVAAIGSFHAMRRGVVTSTAAGNSGLSGGRVCNVAPWMLSVAASSIDRRFTDRIVLGNGETIVVTDFFIDRNEYLGHLPELEEAEGFAAVELAHHDLLNQVLDDDGSSASDRILRSYKRSFNGFAARLTEQEADKLSSMDGIVSVFPSRTHKLLTTRSWDFLGLPQTPPEELPLEGDVIIGMLDGGIWPDSPSFSDDGFGPPPSRWKGVCQNFTCNNKIIGARAYNQGSSTGLSPLDEDGHGSHTASTAAGRAVGDVSFGGLAAGTARGAVPGARLAVYKVCWECWRSS